In Limibacter armeniacum, a single window of DNA contains:
- a CDS encoding DUF4174 domain-containing protein, whose translation MIRLLALLFVSLFFSYTLIAQPMPLEEFQWKNRLLLLFDENTDSHPIKEQLLLFEQKQEELEDRQLLLIRIDQNTVRNQQGMLITDLEATAIRKHFSVPDNQFTVLLIGKDGTKKLTKYHPVSPQEIFSLIDRMPMRQPEMKK comes from the coding sequence ATGATACGGCTACTTGCTCTCCTCTTTGTTTCCCTCTTTTTCTCATATACTTTAATTGCCCAACCTATGCCTTTAGAAGAATTTCAATGGAAAAACCGACTGTTACTCTTATTTGACGAAAATACTGACAGTCATCCCATTAAAGAACAACTTCTCCTGTTTGAGCAAAAACAGGAGGAATTAGAGGACAGACAGTTACTATTGATTCGTATTGATCAAAATACTGTACGCAATCAGCAAGGCATGCTAATTACTGACTTGGAAGCTACTGCCATCAGAAAACACTTCAGTGTTCCCGACAACCAATTTACTGTATTGCTTATTGGAAAAGACGGCACCAAGAAACTAACCAAATATCATCCTGTTTCTCCTCAAGAAATATTTAGTCTGATTGACCGTATGCCTATGAGACAGCCAGAAATGAAAAAATAG
- a CDS encoding SusD/RagB family nutrient-binding outer membrane lipoprotein — MANTVYNKFKVAAMAGMLLFGATGCNQDFEEMNIDPDQPSVVEPGFLLASAQKGLMDDMWDEWANGRFGLLYSQFWAQNSYTSESQYKARPSEDNSNWTNWYAGGLKDLQAVIDLNNEKIAANSFASEAEKAAAVNQNAAAEIMKAYMFQMMTDIWGPIPYSEALTGNKTPKYDSQESIYMDLLVKLEEAYNSIDADAPAFSGDALYNGNAVAWQKFANSLRMRVAMRIADVKEDVAKENFAAAYNTGLYFTSNTENAAIVYAAAPHNNPLNEDRKTREDFAVSNTIVDQMLADNDPRLSVFAEPAANTGTFIGMIYGENENIANNLPVNAVSQPGAAVLDAQAPGLYMVAAEVDFLLAEAAQRGFIGGSAAAHFKQGILTSMDQWGVDKASATAYADAQVYDAANWKVSLGEQKWLALYMQGHQGWIEWRRLDFGILRLPKDGILISGLSTIPTRRQYPIDEQTLNGNNYQSALTEIGGTDKMDARVWWDVAEGTVVDYSY; from the coding sequence ATGGCAAATACAGTATATAACAAATTCAAAGTGGCTGCAATGGCAGGTATGTTGCTTTTCGGTGCAACAGGCTGTAACCAAGACTTTGAAGAAATGAATATTGATCCGGATCAGCCTTCAGTGGTAGAGCCAGGTTTCCTATTGGCTTCAGCTCAAAAAGGTTTGATGGATGACATGTGGGATGAGTGGGCAAACGGACGTTTCGGTCTACTTTACTCTCAGTTCTGGGCACAAAACAGTTATACATCAGAAAGCCAGTACAAGGCAAGACCTTCTGAGGATAACAGCAACTGGACTAATTGGTATGCAGGTGGTCTGAAAGACCTTCAGGCTGTGATTGACCTGAACAATGAAAAAATTGCAGCAAATTCTTTTGCTTCAGAGGCAGAGAAAGCAGCAGCAGTTAACCAGAATGCGGCAGCAGAGATTATGAAGGCATACATGTTCCAAATGATGACAGACATCTGGGGACCAATTCCTTACTCTGAAGCACTTACAGGAAACAAGACACCTAAGTATGATTCACAGGAGTCTATTTATATGGACCTGTTGGTGAAACTGGAAGAAGCATACAATAGCATTGATGCAGATGCTCCAGCTTTTAGTGGTGATGCACTGTACAATGGTAATGCTGTAGCCTGGCAGAAATTCGCAAACTCATTGAGAATGAGAGTGGCGATGAGAATTGCAGATGTGAAGGAAGATGTGGCTAAAGAAAACTTTGCTGCAGCCTACAATACAGGTCTTTACTTTACTAGTAATACAGAAAATGCTGCAATTGTATATGCAGCAGCTCCTCACAACAACCCATTGAATGAGGACCGTAAGACAAGAGAGGACTTTGCAGTAAGTAACACGATTGTTGATCAGATGCTTGCTGACAATGACCCAAGATTGTCTGTTTTTGCAGAGCCAGCGGCTAATACTGGTACATTTATCGGTATGATCTATGGTGAGAATGAAAATATTGCCAACAACCTTCCTGTAAATGCAGTATCTCAGCCAGGTGCAGCTGTATTGGATGCGCAAGCTCCAGGTCTATATATGGTTGCAGCTGAGGTAGACTTCCTATTGGCAGAAGCTGCACAAAGAGGCTTCATCGGCGGTAGTGCAGCAGCTCACTTCAAGCAAGGTATCCTGACGTCAATGGACCAGTGGGGTGTTGACAAAGCGTCAGCAACAGCTTATGCAGATGCTCAAGTTTATGATGCAGCTAACTGGAAAGTATCACTTGGTGAGCAGAAATGGTTAGCCTTGTACATGCAGGGACACCAAGGCTGGATCGAGTGGAGAAGACTGGATTTCGGTATCTTGAGACTTCCTAAGGATGGAATCCTGATCTCAGGTCTGAGCACAATTCCTACAAGAAGACAGTACCCTATCGACGAGCAAACATTGAACGGTAACAATTATCAGAGTGCCCTGACTGAAATCGGAGGTACTGATAAAATGGATGCACGTGTTTGGTGGGACGTTGCTGAAGGAACAGTTGTGGACTACAGCTATTAA
- a CDS encoding SusC/RagA family TonB-linked outer membrane protein, with product MRKSLLLLSMMLGLITMAFAQERTVSGVVKDATGEPLPGTTVQVKGTAQGGVTNLDGQFKLIVPEDATTLVFRLVGFEVVEQTIGTQSSFSITLKEDVKQLNEVVVTALGVSRDERSLGYAMQAVGGDELSEVKSTNVVSGLAGKVSGVQINSSSTMGGSSRILIRGANSINGNNQPLFVVDGVPLDNSNFTSSNQERGAGGYDYGNAAQDINPDDIESMSVLKGAAAAALYGSRAANGVIIITTKSGKGRKGIGVSINAGVTFDNILRLPNYQNSYGGGGAGAFGSATDANGNPYASYAVDESWGPKLDGTPARQWYSFDEWHPDYGQATAWEAHPNNVKDFFETGVTTNTNVALSGGNDASNFRLSYTNMDINGVMPNSEMTRHTVSFNGSTKLSEKFTVSTVANYVSSKALGRPGTGYDGGNIMQQFNQWGQRQWDNEQMKQYKNPDGSQRTWNRRSYDDGRPKYTDNPYWTRYENYQDDDRERFFGNFALNYKINENFSVSGKVMTDFYTDSRRERIAVGSQDISKYSEDVRFVKENNYEAMLRYDKTFDSEFSVNAFVGGNIRKQSYKRNYGTTVNGLSVAGLYTLSNSNSPAQLLDDGYTKQVNSAFASTSFGYRNTYFLDATMRVDQSSTLPTDNNTYFYPSVTGSFVFSELGALSGSNILSFGKLRAGFAEVGNDTDPYNILTTYSADTRGSYGSFPLYTVPNTLNNVDLKPETTRSYEVGLDTRFLNDRVGLDVTYYHNTTFDQILDIATSAASGYSRQYINAGEMLNHGLELMLYGTPVQTASGFKWEVTVNWAKNMNEVVELYTDPETGKEIKNLRLANAPFAVSVNAYKGESYGQIVGTGYVYDNNGNKVVNEDGTYKVTDGVVNLGSSLAKWTGGINNTFSYKGISLRTLIDARYGGKVFSTTNMWGKYSGIFEETAANGVRENGLIVEGVNEDGTPNTTVIDANTHFFANGGYTIAEADVYDASYVKLKELALSYKLPNKLVSNYGINNVTFSVVGRNLAILYSELPHLDPEVTASAGNIQGIEGAQVPSTRSIGFNVKFNF from the coding sequence ATGAGAAAATCATTATTACTGTTATCAATGATGCTTGGGCTAATTACAATGGCCTTTGCGCAAGAGAGAACGGTATCTGGTGTAGTTAAAGATGCTACAGGTGAGCCTCTTCCAGGTACTACCGTTCAAGTAAAAGGTACTGCTCAAGGTGGTGTAACAAACCTTGATGGGCAGTTTAAGTTGATTGTTCCTGAGGATGCAACAACTTTAGTGTTCCGTTTGGTAGGTTTTGAAGTTGTTGAACAAACAATAGGAACTCAATCATCATTCTCAATTACTTTAAAAGAGGATGTAAAACAACTTAATGAAGTTGTAGTAACAGCCTTGGGTGTATCAAGAGATGAGCGCTCACTAGGTTATGCAATGCAAGCTGTAGGTGGTGATGAACTTTCAGAAGTGAAATCAACAAACGTAGTAAGCGGCCTTGCAGGTAAAGTATCAGGTGTTCAGATCAACTCATCTTCTACAATGGGTGGTTCATCAAGAATCCTGATCCGTGGTGCTAACTCGATCAACGGTAACAACCAGCCACTTTTCGTAGTGGACGGTGTGCCATTGGATAACTCAAACTTTACTTCATCAAACCAAGAAAGAGGTGCGGGTGGTTATGACTACGGTAACGCAGCTCAGGATATCAACCCAGATGACATCGAGTCAATGTCAGTACTGAAAGGTGCAGCAGCAGCAGCCCTTTACGGTTCTAGAGCAGCGAACGGTGTAATTATCATCACAACAAAATCAGGTAAAGGTAGAAAAGGTATCGGCGTAAGTATCAATGCGGGCGTTACTTTTGACAACATCCTTCGCCTTCCAAACTACCAGAACTCATATGGTGGTGGTGGAGCAGGTGCTTTTGGCTCAGCTACAGATGCTAATGGCAACCCTTACGCTTCATATGCAGTGGATGAGAGCTGGGGTCCTAAACTGGACGGTACACCAGCAAGACAGTGGTACAGCTTTGACGAGTGGCACCCTGACTACGGTCAAGCAACTGCTTGGGAAGCACACCCTAATAACGTAAAAGACTTCTTTGAGACTGGTGTTACTACAAACACTAACGTGGCATTGAGCGGTGGAAACGATGCTTCTAACTTCCGTTTGTCATACACAAACATGGACATCAACGGTGTGATGCCTAACAGTGAAATGACAAGACACACAGTAAGTTTCAACGGTAGCACTAAACTGTCAGAAAAATTCACAGTTTCAACTGTAGCTAACTACGTTTCATCTAAAGCACTAGGCCGTCCAGGTACTGGTTATGATGGAGGAAACATTATGCAACAGTTCAACCAGTGGGGACAGAGACAGTGGGACAACGAGCAAATGAAGCAGTACAAGAACCCTGACGGTTCTCAACGTACTTGGAACAGAAGATCTTACGATGACGGTAGACCTAAATATACAGATAACCCATACTGGACAAGATATGAGAACTATCAGGATGATGATAGAGAGCGTTTCTTCGGTAACTTCGCATTGAACTACAAAATCAATGAGAACTTCTCAGTTTCAGGTAAGGTAATGACTGACTTCTACACAGATTCACGTAGAGAGAGAATCGCAGTAGGCTCTCAGGATATTTCAAAATACTCTGAGGATGTAAGATTCGTGAAGGAGAACAACTATGAGGCAATGTTGAGATACGACAAGACTTTCGATAGTGAGTTCTCAGTAAACGCATTTGTAGGTGGTAACATCAGAAAGCAATCATACAAAAGAAACTACGGTACTACTGTAAACGGTTTGAGCGTTGCAGGTCTTTATACACTGTCAAACTCAAACTCTCCAGCTCAGTTGCTTGATGATGGCTATACTAAGCAAGTAAACTCTGCATTCGCTTCAACTTCATTCGGGTACAGAAACACTTACTTCCTGGACGCAACAATGCGTGTTGACCAGTCATCTACATTGCCAACAGACAACAATACTTACTTCTACCCTTCAGTGACAGGTTCATTCGTATTCTCTGAACTTGGAGCTTTGAGCGGTTCTAACATCCTTTCATTCGGTAAACTGAGAGCAGGTTTTGCAGAGGTAGGTAACGATACTGACCCTTACAATATCCTGACTACTTATTCAGCTGATACAAGAGGTTCATATGGTAGTTTCCCACTTTACACAGTGCCAAATACACTGAACAATGTTGATCTGAAGCCAGAAACTACTCGTTCATATGAGGTAGGTTTGGATACAAGATTCCTGAATGACCGTGTAGGGTTGGATGTTACTTACTACCACAACACGACATTTGACCAGATCCTGGATATCGCAACTTCAGCAGCTTCAGGTTACTCAAGACAATACATCAACGCAGGTGAAATGTTGAACCACGGTCTTGAACTGATGTTGTACGGTACTCCAGTACAGACTGCATCAGGCTTCAAGTGGGAAGTGACAGTGAACTGGGCGAAAAACATGAACGAAGTTGTTGAACTGTACACAGACCCTGAGACTGGTAAGGAAATCAAAAACCTGAGATTGGCTAACGCTCCATTCGCAGTGTCAGTGAACGCTTACAAAGGTGAGTCATACGGACAGATCGTAGGTACAGGATATGTATATGACAACAACGGCAACAAGGTTGTAAACGAGGACGGAACTTACAAAGTGACTGACGGAGTTGTAAACCTTGGTTCATCACTGGCTAAATGGACTGGTGGTATCAACAACACATTCTCATACAAAGGTATCTCACTAAGAACACTGATCGATGCTCGTTACGGTGGTAAAGTATTCTCAACAACAAACATGTGGGGTAAATACTCAGGTATTTTTGAGGAGACTGCAGCTAACGGTGTTAGAGAGAACGGTCTGATTGTAGAAGGTGTAAACGAGGATGGTACGCCAAACACAACTGTAATCGATGCCAACACACACTTCTTTGCAAACGGTGGTTACACAATTGCAGAGGCAGACGTATACGATGCGTCTTACGTGAAGCTGAAAGAATTGGCATTGAGCTACAAATTGCCTAACAAACTGGTAAGCAACTACGGTATCAACAACGTAACTTTCTCAGTTGTGGGTAGAAACCTGGCGATCCTTTATAGCGAGCTGCCTCACCTTGACCCAGAAGTAACAGCTTCAGCGGGTAACATTCAAGGTATTGAAGGTGCTCAAGTACCTAGTACAAGATCTATCGGTTTCAACGTGAAGTTCAACTTCTAA
- a CDS encoding YceI family protein, which produces MKPLLYIFLLLICISTSQAQRYKSESATVSFYSEAPVENISAENQQVISILDLSNNEIAFVVPITGFEFEKSLMQEHFNEKYLESEKYPTSTFKGKITGLSTPSPSPQEVQAIGKINIHGVEQEITATGTIVKEDGIILLKSSFPIRLADFDIKIPKVVFYNIAEVVEVTMEIKYAPIP; this is translated from the coding sequence ATGAAACCACTACTCTATATATTTCTTTTACTCATTTGTATATCCACCTCTCAGGCACAACGATACAAGTCTGAAAGTGCCACGGTCTCTTTTTACTCGGAAGCTCCTGTTGAAAATATCTCGGCAGAAAATCAACAAGTCATCAGTATACTTGACCTTTCCAATAATGAGATCGCCTTTGTGGTGCCTATTACAGGATTTGAGTTTGAAAAGTCGCTGATGCAGGAACACTTTAATGAAAAGTACCTTGAAAGTGAGAAGTACCCTACAAGTACTTTCAAGGGTAAAATCACTGGACTATCTACGCCATCACCTTCACCACAAGAGGTTCAAGCTATAGGCAAAATCAACATTCATGGAGTTGAACAAGAAATCACGGCAACGGGTACAATTGTGAAGGAAGATGGTATCATACTTTTAAAAAGCAGCTTTCCTATCCGGCTTGCTGATTTTGATATTAAGATCCCAAAAGTGGTGTTCTACAACATTGCTGAAGTCGTAGAAGTCACAATGGAAATAAAATACGCCCCTATCCCATGA
- a CDS encoding DUF5777 family beta-barrel protein, translating into MKRFLFFLLLFPSFLYAQDDLLEELKQEEKGWATSIAQGTFKGTRIINGHSVETRGKNVLEFVISHRFGTIKEGFDTFFGLDDANIRLALEYGVTDRLTVALGRSSLEKTIDAYLKYKVLQQDDKVPISLTAFTSIAYNGQKEINPDIEESFQRRTAYTYQLLLARKFSNKLSLQVMPSFVHRNLVLLEKEKNGMFAIGFAGRYKITQSLAITSEYYLRINEETDSPYHNAFGIGVDIETGGHVFQLQFTNARAMVEKSFITETIDDFFEGDIHFGFNITRVFYIGRNKK; encoded by the coding sequence ATGAAACGATTCTTATTTTTCCTGCTGCTATTCCCATCCTTTCTTTACGCACAAGACGACCTGTTAGAGGAGTTGAAGCAGGAAGAAAAAGGATGGGCTACAAGTATTGCGCAAGGTACTTTTAAAGGAACACGCATTATCAATGGTCACTCTGTAGAAACACGTGGAAAAAATGTATTAGAGTTTGTGATATCACACCGCTTTGGAACTATCAAAGAGGGTTTTGATACCTTTTTTGGACTAGATGATGCTAATATCCGCTTGGCTTTGGAATATGGAGTAACAGATAGATTGACAGTTGCTCTTGGGAGAAGTTCACTGGAAAAAACAATAGATGCCTATCTCAAATACAAAGTTTTACAGCAGGATGACAAAGTACCTATTTCACTTACAGCATTTACCAGCATTGCATATAACGGACAGAAAGAGATTAACCCTGATATAGAAGAGAGTTTTCAACGCCGCACAGCTTACACCTATCAGTTATTACTTGCCCGTAAGTTCAGCAATAAACTTTCGCTTCAAGTGATGCCTTCATTTGTACACCGTAACTTGGTTTTATTGGAAAAAGAAAAGAACGGTATGTTTGCCATTGGGTTTGCTGGCAGGTATAAGATCACCCAAAGCCTTGCTATTACTTCTGAATATTATTTGAGAATAAATGAAGAGACTGATTCTCCTTATCACAATGCATTTGGTATCGGAGTTGATATAGAAACAGGAGGACATGTTTTCCAACTGCAATTTACCAATGCACGTGCCATGGTAGAAAAGTCATTTATTACGGAAACCATTGATGACTTCTTTGAGGGAGACATTCATTTCGGTTTCAACATCACCCGAGTATTCTACATTGGCCGCAACAAAAAATAA
- the msrA gene encoding peptide-methionine (S)-S-oxide reductase MsrA, whose amino-acid sequence MILKKISFASILWIIVMVACACNTEQKSTANTHIKQEAQDLSKYKRAYFASGCFWCVEAIYESLKGVHEAVSGYAGGEKANPTYREVGSGETGHAEAVEVYYDPSIVSFETLVQVFYASQDPTTVGQNPDFGKQYRSIIFYQNDEEKKIAEKAKNALAASGQYDKPIVTEITALKKFYPAEEYHQNYEKLHPNEPYVENVSIPRLKAFQAKHPELLKDEALHK is encoded by the coding sequence ATGATCTTGAAGAAAATAAGTTTTGCATCCATCTTATGGATAATTGTCATGGTAGCATGTGCATGCAATACGGAGCAAAAAAGCACTGCCAATACACATATAAAACAAGAAGCCCAAGACCTATCAAAATACAAGAGAGCCTACTTTGCAAGTGGATGCTTCTGGTGTGTAGAAGCAATTTATGAAAGCCTTAAGGGAGTTCATGAGGCCGTATCTGGTTATGCTGGTGGTGAAAAAGCAAATCCTACCTACAGAGAAGTTGGAAGTGGTGAAACAGGTCATGCCGAAGCTGTGGAGGTCTATTACGATCCAAGCATCGTTAGTTTCGAAACGCTGGTACAAGTATTCTATGCTTCTCAGGATCCTACCACTGTTGGACAAAACCCCGATTTTGGAAAACAGTACCGATCCATCATTTTCTACCAGAATGATGAAGAAAAGAAAATAGCGGAAAAGGCTAAGAATGCTTTAGCTGCTTCTGGTCAGTACGACAAACCTATTGTTACGGAGATCACAGCACTGAAGAAATTCTATCCTGCTGAAGAATACCACCAGAATTATGAAAAGTTGCACCCCAACGAACCATATGTGGAAAACGTCTCCATTCCGAGGTTAAAAGCTTTTCAGGCAAAACACCCTGAATTACTGAAAGATGAAGCTTTACACAAATAA